Proteins encoded within one genomic window of Congzhengia minquanensis:
- a CDS encoding PadR family transcriptional regulator, translated as MKINKELMKGSTSILILSLLEKRDMYGYQITQELKKQSENIFELKEGTLYPMLHGLENESAIASYWFDADNGKRRKYYQITPLGKKLLIEKKREWKTYSNAVNTIIGSVSSITAFRGACYE; from the coding sequence ATGAAAATCAACAAGGAACTGATGAAAGGCAGCACCTCCATTTTAATTTTGTCGCTGTTGGAGAAAAGGGATATGTATGGCTACCAGATAACCCAAGAGCTGAAAAAGCAGTCGGAAAACATTTTTGAGCTTAAGGAGGGCACGCTCTACCCCATGCTGCACGGTCTGGAAAATGAAAGCGCCATTGCCTCTTATTGGTTTGACGCAGACAACGGCAAGCGCAGAAAATATTATCAGATTACGCCGCTGGGCAAAAAGCTGTTAATTGAGAAAAAAAGAGAGTGGAAAACCTATTCCAATGCAGTAAACACCATAATTGGCTCTGTTTCCAGCATAACCGCGTTTAGGGGGGCCTGCTATGAATAA
- the fucO gene encoding lactaldehyde reductase — MANRFILNETSYHGAGAINEIAQEAKGRGFHKAFVCSDPDLIKFGVTKKVLNVLEGAGLAYEVYSDIKPNPTIENVQHGVKAFQAAQADYIIAIGGGSSMDTAKAIGIIITNPEFSDVRSLEGVAPTKNKCIPIFAVPTTAGTAAEVTINYVITDAEKNRKMVCVDPHDIPVVAFVDSDMMESMPKGLTAATGMDALTHAIEGYITLGAWELSDMFHLKAIEIISRSLRGAVENTSEGREGMALGQYVAGMGFSNVGLGIVHSMAHPLGALYDTPHGVANAIILPTVMEYNAEAAGEKYREIARAMGVKNVDSMDASEYRKAAIDAVKQLSKDVGIPADLKEIVNPKDIPFLAQSAFEDACRPGNPRDTCVEDIIKLYESLL, encoded by the coding sequence TCACGGCGCCGGTGCAATTAACGAAATTGCCCAAGAAGCCAAAGGCCGCGGATTTCACAAGGCTTTTGTATGTTCCGACCCGGACCTTATCAAATTTGGCGTGACAAAAAAGGTGCTGAATGTTCTGGAGGGCGCAGGCCTCGCATATGAGGTTTACAGCGATATAAAGCCCAACCCCACCATTGAAAATGTGCAGCACGGAGTTAAGGCATTTCAGGCAGCACAGGCCGACTATATCATTGCCATTGGCGGCGGTTCCTCAATGGATACGGCTAAGGCCATCGGCATTATTATTACCAACCCCGAATTTTCAGACGTGAGAAGTCTGGAAGGGGTTGCCCCCACTAAGAACAAATGTATTCCCATTTTTGCCGTTCCCACCACAGCGGGCACAGCGGCTGAAGTTACCATTAACTATGTAATCACTGATGCAGAAAAAAACCGTAAAATGGTCTGTGTTGACCCCCACGATATTCCGGTGGTTGCCTTTGTGGACTCTGACATGATGGAGTCCATGCCGAAAGGCCTCACCGCGGCTACCGGCATGGATGCCCTTACCCACGCAATTGAGGGCTACATCACCTTGGGAGCCTGGGAGCTCTCCGACATGTTCCACTTAAAGGCTATTGAAATCATTTCCCGCTCTTTAAGGGGAGCGGTTGAAAACACCTCCGAGGGACGGGAAGGCATGGCGCTGGGACAGTATGTGGCCGGAATGGGCTTTTCCAACGTTGGGCTTGGCATTGTTCATTCCATGGCGCACCCCTTAGGCGCGCTGTATGATACGCCTCATGGTGTGGCGAACGCTATCATTTTACCTACGGTTATGGAATATAATGCAGAGGCCGCCGGCGAGAAATATCGGGAAATTGCCCGGGCTATGGGTGTGAAAAACGTGGATTCCATGGACGCTTCGGAATATCGCAAAGCGGCAATTGACGCAGTGAAACAGCTATCTAAAGACGTAGGCATTCCTGCTGATTTAAAAGAAATTGTAAATCCCAAAGACATTCCATTCCTGGCCCAGTCTGCATTTGAAGATGCTTGCCGTCCGGGAAACCCCAGGGACACCTGTGTGGAAGATATTATAAAACTGTATGAGTCATTACTGTAA